A DNA window from Buttiauxella agrestis contains the following coding sequences:
- a CDS encoding FadR/GntR family transcriptional regulator, translated as MSLSAQQLAAQKNLSYVLAEKLAQGILRGEYEAGSILPGEIELGELFGVSRTAVREAVKTLTAKGMVLPRPRIGTRVMPRSHWNFLDKELLTWWMTEENFNDVVDYFLVMRNSLEPQACAMAAINGSEEQKALLNEMMAEMVKLKGEFDRQRWIEVDMAYHEQIYAMSGNPFLCSFANLFRSIYYNYFTAITNNEVIKLDLHQAIVDAITQGDSQAALIAGQTLLNEPFTQG; from the coding sequence ATGTCTTTATCTGCACAACAACTCGCGGCACAAAAGAACCTTTCCTATGTTCTGGCGGAGAAACTAGCACAAGGCATTCTCAGAGGTGAGTATGAAGCGGGCAGTATTTTGCCCGGTGAAATCGAACTGGGTGAACTCTTCGGTGTGAGTCGAACGGCTGTACGAGAAGCAGTAAAGACATTAACCGCGAAAGGGATGGTTTTACCACGCCCTCGCATCGGCACTCGCGTTATGCCTCGCAGCCACTGGAACTTCCTTGATAAGGAACTGCTAACCTGGTGGATGACAGAAGAGAACTTTAATGACGTGGTGGATTACTTCCTTGTTATGCGTAATAGCCTGGAACCACAAGCCTGTGCAATGGCCGCAATAAATGGCAGTGAAGAACAGAAAGCCCTCCTTAATGAAATGATGGCTGAGATGGTAAAGCTAAAAGGTGAATTTGACCGTCAACGCTGGATAGAAGTCGATATGGCGTACCATGAGCAAATCTATGCAATGAGTGGTAACCCTTTCCTTTGTTCTTTCGCTAACTTATTCCGTTCTATTTATTACAATTACTTCACCGCAATAACTAATAACGAAGTTATTAAGCTCGACTTGCACCAGGCAATCGTTGATGCCATTACCCAGGGCGACAGCCAGGCCGCGTTAATCGCTGGTCAGACGCTGTTGAACGAACCGTTCACTCAAGGGTAA
- the mdtD gene encoding multidrug transporter subunit MdtD, whose translation MTKTARSMAGLPWIAAMAFFMQALDATILNTALPAIAHSLGRSPLAMQSAIISYTLTVAMLIPVSGWLADRFGTRRVFMFAVSLFTLGSFACAMSNSLGELVVFRVIQGIGGAMMMPVARLALLRAYPRSELLPVLNFVTMPGLVGPILGPLLGGVLVTWASWHWIFLINIPIGILGLIYARKYMPNFTTPRRGFDMTGFLLFGLSLVCISSGMELFGERIVASYIGILTILSGLALLAAYIWHARRHPTPLIALPMFRTRTFSIGIIGNLASRLGTGCVPFLMPLMLQVGFGYSALIAGCMMAPTAIGSLLAKSTVTQVLRRLGYRKTLVGVTLVIGLLIGQFSLQSPGMEVWMLILPLFILGMAMSTQFTAMNTITLADLTDENASSGNSVLAVTQQLAISLGVAVSAAVLRLYEGVESINTVEQFHYTFLTMGAVTLVSALVFLLLRPKDGRNMIKR comes from the coding sequence ATGACCAAAACAGCTCGCAGTATGGCCGGGTTACCGTGGATAGCGGCGATGGCCTTCTTCATGCAGGCGCTGGATGCCACTATTCTCAACACTGCATTACCCGCAATAGCTCATAGCCTTGGGCGTTCGCCGCTGGCAATGCAATCCGCGATTATCAGTTACACCTTAACCGTTGCGATGCTGATCCCTGTCAGCGGCTGGCTTGCTGACCGCTTCGGCACACGGCGCGTGTTTATGTTCGCCGTTTCCCTCTTCACCCTCGGCTCGTTTGCCTGCGCGATGTCCAACTCGCTGGGTGAATTGGTCGTGTTCCGTGTGATTCAGGGAATCGGCGGGGCAATGATGATGCCGGTCGCGCGCTTAGCATTATTACGCGCCTATCCGCGTAGCGAATTGCTGCCCGTTTTAAACTTCGTCACCATGCCAGGGCTTGTAGGCCCAATCCTCGGCCCGTTGCTCGGCGGCGTTTTAGTCACGTGGGCGAGTTGGCACTGGATTTTCCTCATTAATATACCTATCGGAATTCTTGGCCTTATCTACGCCCGCAAGTACATGCCAAACTTCACAACTCCACGACGCGGCTTTGATATGACAGGCTTTCTTTTGTTTGGTCTGAGCCTGGTGTGCATTTCTAGTGGGATGGAGTTATTCGGCGAACGGATTGTTGCCAGTTACATCGGTATTCTGACGATATTAAGTGGGCTTGCTCTGCTGGCAGCTTATATCTGGCACGCGCGTCGCCACCCGACACCACTGATCGCTTTGCCAATGTTTCGCACCAGAACTTTCTCTATAGGGATCATCGGCAATCTTGCTTCGCGCCTGGGTACCGGTTGCGTACCATTCCTGATGCCTTTAATGCTACAAGTCGGTTTTGGTTATTCTGCATTGATTGCCGGATGCATGATGGCTCCAACCGCCATTGGCTCGTTACTGGCAAAATCGACCGTAACTCAGGTATTACGTCGTCTTGGCTATAGAAAAACGTTAGTCGGTGTCACGCTGGTTATCGGTTTGCTGATTGGCCAATTCTCATTGCAGTCGCCAGGAATGGAAGTGTGGATGCTGATTTTGCCGCTGTTTATTCTGGGGATGGCGATGTCTACGCAGTTCACGGCAATGAATACGATTACGCTCGCCGACCTCACCGATGAAAACGCCAGCAGCGGCAATAGTGTGCTGGCCGTAACGCAACAGTTGGCGATCAGTCTTGGCGTGGCGGTAAGTGCAGCGGTGCTTCGGTTGTATGAAGGAGTAGAAAGCATTAATACCGTTGAGCAGTTCCACTACACCTTCCTGACGATGGGTGCAGTGACGTTGGTTTCCGCTCTGGTGTTCTTACTATTACGCCCTAAAGACGGGCGCAATATGATCAAGCGTTAA
- the rbsR gene encoding ribose operon transcriptional repressor RbsR: MATMKDVAKMAGVSTSTVSHVINNDRFVSDAIRAKVDAAIKTLNYAPSALARSLKLNQTHTIGMLITASSNPFYSELVRGVERSCFERGYSLVLCNTEGDEQRMNRNLETLLQKRVDGLLLLCTETHLPSPAIMSRYPSIPTVMMDWSPFEGESDVIQDNSLLGGDTATQHLIDNGYTRIACITGPQDKTPARLRLEGYRNAMNRAGLTIHEGYEIIGDFEFQGGFTAMNSLLALEQPPHAVFTGNDAMAVGAYHALYQAGLKVPQDMAVVGYDDIELARYMTPPLTTIHQPKDELGELAVDVLIHRMAQPTLEQQRLFLTPELVERGSV; encoded by the coding sequence ATGGCCACCATGAAAGACGTCGCGAAGATGGCAGGGGTTTCGACTTCAACCGTTTCGCACGTCATTAACAATGACCGTTTCGTGAGTGATGCCATTCGCGCAAAGGTTGATGCGGCAATCAAGACTCTTAACTATGCGCCCTCGGCACTGGCGCGTAGTCTCAAGCTTAACCAAACCCACACTATTGGCATGTTAATCACCGCCAGTAGTAACCCGTTTTATTCTGAACTGGTGCGTGGCGTTGAACGTAGTTGTTTTGAGCGCGGTTATAGCCTGGTGTTGTGTAATACCGAAGGCGATGAGCAGCGAATGAATCGCAACCTGGAAACGCTGCTGCAAAAGCGCGTCGATGGTCTTCTTCTTTTATGTACCGAAACTCATCTCCCTTCGCCCGCGATTATGAGCCGCTATCCTTCTATTCCTACGGTGATGATGGACTGGTCTCCTTTTGAGGGCGAAAGTGACGTCATTCAGGACAACTCTTTACTGGGCGGCGACACGGCAACGCAACACCTCATTGATAATGGTTATACCCGGATCGCTTGTATTACTGGCCCGCAAGATAAAACGCCAGCGCGCTTACGCCTTGAAGGCTATCGCAACGCGATGAACCGCGCAGGGCTTACAATTCATGAAGGTTATGAAATCATCGGTGACTTTGAGTTTCAGGGCGGTTTTACTGCGATGAATTCACTGCTTGCGCTGGAACAGCCTCCCCACGCCGTATTTACTGGCAACGATGCGATGGCCGTTGGCGCTTATCATGCGCTGTATCAGGCGGGTTTGAAGGTTCCGCAAGATATGGCGGTGGTGGGTTACGATGATATCGAACTGGCGCGATATATGACGCCACCGTTAACGACTATTCATCAGCCTAAAGATGAGCTGGGTGAGTTGGCCGTTGATGTATTGATACATCGAATGGCGCAACCCACCCTGGAACAGCAGCGTCTCTTTTTGACGCCTGAGCTGGTGGAGCGCGGTTCCGTTTAA
- the rbsK gene encoding ribokinase — translation MKTKGKLVVLGSINADHILNLEHFPTPGETVTGQEYQVAFGGKGANQAVAAGRSGADIAFIACVGDDDTGRRVCTQLASDNIDTSPISTIKDAATGVALIFVNSAGENVIGIHSGANGALTPTLVEEQNQKIAQASALLMQLESPLESVLAAAKIAHQNQTKVVLNPAPACELSDELLALVDMITPNETEAEKLTGVRVENDDDAAVAAQALHAKGIETVIITLGSRGVWLSENGKGQRVPGFKVKAVDTIAAGDTFNGALVTALLEDKPLNEAIRFAHAAAAIAVTRKGAQPSVPWRHEIDEFLQ, via the coding sequence ATGAAAACTAAAGGCAAGCTCGTTGTCCTGGGCAGCATTAACGCTGACCATATCCTTAACCTCGAACATTTTCCGACGCCGGGTGAAACCGTTACCGGGCAAGAATATCAGGTCGCGTTCGGTGGAAAAGGGGCCAACCAGGCAGTTGCTGCCGGGCGCAGCGGTGCGGATATTGCCTTTATCGCCTGTGTGGGTGACGACGACACCGGCCGCCGCGTTTGCACACAATTGGCAAGTGATAACATCGATACTTCCCCGATTAGCACGATTAAAGATGCAGCAACGGGTGTTGCGCTGATCTTCGTGAATAGTGCGGGTGAAAACGTGATTGGTATTCACTCCGGAGCTAACGGGGCATTAACGCCAACGCTTGTGGAAGAACAGAATCAGAAAATTGCACAGGCATCCGCACTTTTAATGCAGCTCGAGTCACCGCTGGAAAGTGTGCTGGCAGCAGCAAAAATTGCCCATCAGAATCAAACTAAAGTCGTGCTTAACCCTGCACCGGCCTGTGAATTATCTGACGAGCTGCTCGCGCTGGTGGATATGATCACGCCAAACGAAACCGAAGCGGAAAAACTGACAGGTGTGCGCGTCGAAAATGATGATGACGCGGCGGTTGCAGCTCAGGCGCTGCATGCGAAAGGTATTGAAACCGTCATTATTACACTCGGCAGCCGTGGCGTTTGGCTGAGTGAAAACGGTAAAGGCCAGCGTGTTCCGGGCTTTAAGGTGAAAGCTGTAGATACCATCGCTGCGGGCGATACCTTTAATGGCGCGTTGGTAACTGCATTGCTGGAAGATAAGCCGTTGAACGAAGCGATTCGTTTTGCTCATGCCGCCGCCGCAATTGCCGTAACCCGTAAAGGTGCACAGCCTTCGGTGCCGTGGCGTCACGAAATCGACGAGTTTTTGCAATAG
- the rbsB gene encoding ribose ABC transporter substrate-binding protein RbsB, whose translation MNMKKLATLVSAVALSATVSANAMAKDTIALVVSTLNNPFFVSLKDGAQKEADKLGYNLIVLDSQNNPAKELANVQDLTVRGTKLMLINPTDSDAVGNAVKMANQAKIPVITLDRMANQGTVVSHIASDNVAGGKMAGDFIAKKLGEGAKVIELQGIAGASAARERGEGFKQATAAHKFTVLASQPADFDRTKGLNVMQNLLTAHPDVQAVFAQNDEMALGALRALQTAGKSDVLVVGFDGTADGVKAVESGKLGATVAQMADQIGVIGVETADKVLKGEKVDSKIPVDLKLVTK comes from the coding sequence ATGAATATGAAAAAGCTGGCTACTCTGGTTTCTGCTGTTGCACTGAGTGCCACCGTAAGTGCAAACGCGATGGCCAAAGACACCATCGCGCTGGTTGTTTCCACGCTGAATAACCCGTTCTTCGTTTCCCTGAAAGACGGCGCGCAGAAAGAAGCCGACAAACTGGGCTACAACCTGATTGTTCTGGATTCGCAAAACAACCCGGCGAAGGAGCTGGCGAACGTGCAGGATCTGACAGTTCGTGGCACCAAGCTGATGCTTATCAACCCAACTGATTCCGATGCTGTCGGCAATGCGGTGAAAATGGCGAACCAGGCTAAAATCCCTGTAATTACGCTCGACCGTATGGCAAACCAGGGCACCGTAGTGAGCCACATCGCTTCTGATAACGTTGCCGGTGGTAAAATGGCGGGTGACTTCATCGCTAAGAAACTCGGTGAAGGCGCGAAAGTTATCGAACTGCAAGGTATCGCCGGTGCATCTGCTGCGCGTGAACGTGGTGAAGGCTTTAAACAAGCGACTGCTGCACACAAATTTACCGTTCTGGCGAGCCAGCCTGCTGACTTCGACCGTACTAAAGGCCTGAACGTAATGCAGAACCTGCTGACAGCCCATCCAGACGTGCAGGCGGTATTTGCTCAGAATGACGAGATGGCGCTGGGCGCTCTGCGTGCACTGCAAACTGCCGGTAAATCTGACGTTCTGGTGGTTGGTTTTGACGGCACTGCTGACGGCGTAAAAGCAGTTGAAAGCGGTAAGTTGGGCGCGACGGTTGCCCAGATGGCCGATCAGATTGGCGTTATCGGTGTTGAAACTGCTGACAAAGTTCTGAAAGGCGAGAAAGTCGACTCTAAAATCCCGGTTGACCTGAAGCTGGTTACTAAATAA